In Pseudoalteromonas piratica, the following proteins share a genomic window:
- a CDS encoding alginate lyase family protein — protein sequence MRTLIKHIIQAALVLSCMLFISPSKAVSMPDYIWLSPDEIAKLPVSGKAWQNIKNNADKPLSSPNLSNQDDMTNVYVLAKALVYVRLQDEKYREQVIDACMQAIGTEQAGTTLAFGRELSSYIIAAQLVGLPDDKKSLFDAWLSQALNKELSGRTLKSTHEDRPNNWGTHAGASRIALAIYFKDHEELTASAAVFKGWLGDRNSYSDFKYRDTKWWQANPKKPVGINPKGSKKRGHSIDGVLPDEQRRGGNFAWPPEKENYVYEGLQGALAQAVMLKRAGYNSFAWSDNALLRAFTWLHEQANFPAEGDDTWQPHIINYEYGTQFPAPTPAKPGKAIGWTDWTHSTEQNN from the coding sequence ATGCGTACCTTAATTAAACACATCATTCAGGCAGCATTAGTGTTGTCTTGCATGCTTTTTATTTCCCCATCGAAAGCAGTATCGATGCCAGATTATATTTGGCTTTCTCCAGATGAAATTGCCAAGCTCCCCGTCAGTGGTAAAGCGTGGCAAAATATTAAAAATAATGCGGATAAACCTCTTTCATCGCCAAACTTATCAAATCAAGATGATATGACGAATGTTTATGTGTTAGCAAAAGCATTAGTCTATGTTCGCCTGCAAGATGAGAAGTATCGTGAACAAGTGATCGATGCATGCATGCAGGCAATTGGTACTGAACAAGCAGGCACAACATTAGCGTTTGGCAGAGAGCTTTCTAGTTATATTATCGCGGCACAACTTGTCGGCTTACCTGATGATAAGAAAAGCCTTTTTGATGCTTGGCTAAGCCAAGCTCTGAATAAAGAATTAAGTGGCCGCACCTTAAAATCGACCCATGAAGACAGACCCAATAATTGGGGAACTCATGCAGGCGCCAGTCGAATTGCGCTTGCTATTTATTTCAAAGATCACGAAGAATTAACGGCATCTGCAGCTGTGTTTAAAGGCTGGCTTGGCGATAGAAACAGTTACAGTGACTTTAAATACCGTGATACAAAGTGGTGGCAAGCTAATCCTAAAAAACCGGTAGGCATCAACCCTAAAGGCTCTAAAAAACGTGGTCATAGTATTGATGGAGTACTTCCTGACGAGCAGCGCCGTGGCGGCAATTTCGCTTGGCCACCCGAAAAAGAAAACTATGTTTACGAAGGTCTGCAAGGTGCGCTTGCTCAAGCAGTCATGCTAAAACGTGCAGGTTACAATAGCTTTGCATGGTCTGATAATGCCTTGCTTCGCGCTTTTACATGGCTTCACGAACAAGCCAATTTTCCTGCTGAAGGAGACGATACTTGGCAACCGCATATCATTAATTATGAATACGGTACGCAATTTCCAGCCCCGACTCCAGCCAAACCCGGTAAGGCGATTGGTTGGACTGATTGGACACATAGTACTGAGCAAAATAATTAA
- a CDS encoding glycosyltransferase, producing MLVTVYMPTHNRAEMLETAINSVLAQSYQPIELIVVNDGSKDNTDDVLRRYEKEHGIKVITNETAKGACASRNLAIKAARGELITGLDDDDKFLPNHIAQLVENFDSNYAFITSPVLENQGNRTIKRTLDTGIITLDDMLYYNKAGNQVLTLTERLKSIGGFDENLPAFQDYDIWLRLCQQFGDGLKLSEPTYQLNTAHELNRISSSSQKRLDALDIFFAKHQHLMSSKQQKAFQFLRFHISGKQLSIKDFFAIISTKNYKRVIALLLKQRLPFIKKLIDRFRYKKT from the coding sequence ATGTTAGTGACTGTTTATATGCCAACCCATAATCGGGCTGAAATGCTTGAAACTGCAATTAATTCAGTTCTTGCGCAAAGCTATCAACCGATTGAACTCATCGTGGTAAACGACGGTAGCAAAGATAATACAGATGACGTACTGCGCCGCTATGAAAAAGAACATGGCATCAAAGTCATTACCAATGAAACAGCAAAAGGCGCGTGTGCTTCAAGAAACTTAGCCATCAAAGCTGCTAGGGGCGAACTTATTACAGGGCTTGATGATGATGATAAATTTTTGCCAAATCATATAGCACAGTTAGTGGAAAATTTTGATTCGAATTATGCTTTTATAACAAGCCCTGTCCTTGAAAATCAGGGAAACAGGACAATTAAACGCACGTTAGATACTGGCATAATTACTTTAGACGATATGCTTTATTACAATAAAGCGGGCAACCAAGTACTCACTTTAACCGAACGATTAAAATCAATCGGAGGATTTGATGAGAATTTACCTGCTTTTCAAGACTATGATATATGGTTAAGGTTATGTCAGCAATTTGGTGATGGATTAAAGCTTTCAGAGCCGACTTACCAACTAAATACTGCACACGAATTAAATCGCATTAGCAGCTCTTCGCAAAAGCGCTTAGATGCACTCGATATTTTTTTCGCTAAGCACCAACATCTTATGTCGTCAAAGCAGCAAAAAGCATTTCAGTTTTTACGGTTTCATATTTCAGGAAAACAACTTTCTATTAAAGATTTTTTTGCCATTATTAGCACTAAAAATTACAAACGTGTCATCGCACTATTGTTAAAGCAACGTTTGCCATTTATTAAAAAATTGATTGATCGATTTCGCTATAAAAAAACATAA
- a CDS encoding lipopolysaccharide biosynthesis protein, whose amino-acid sequence MSQNQVPTAHQKSALKNIVQFTSSNFYRHMLGLATAFFRPGLLGPELFGIWSLLNVIPFYANFAHLGTRSAMRFKIAELAEKNNNSLKRYTHTTLVVTLIATTVIAAIMTGYALTTPLVSEMEYGLYAMAIIIFLNALYEHYGAEAKGYHNFTLVSQTTVIRYTLNFVFGLSFIWFWGLYGALLALGLSCFIALCFLLRKTPISTPSAANMPLAKSLVKTGSPIMALDLVNLTLRNIDKVLVASFLGAKALGIYAIAGILVGVMINIPGSSREVTEQLLMAENKQAAKEAILEQYMIKGIRLNAYLMPLVIAVMCYALPVFITWFLPAFNESILPAQWLLIGAFFLTLSYPVRGIIVFNQWQAKASLVAFIAVLIAVLMLVITLNTGNSLTSVALAASLSFVALFLLLSWFVYSRYQLPFSQFVKEALSCLLPFSVLLISYLISMELTALNWPILLSQLLSGLIFLMMYLPLLYRAAKSKHIALPTKLLKKLKREKGEN is encoded by the coding sequence ATGAGTCAAAATCAGGTGCCAACAGCCCATCAAAAATCGGCGTTAAAAAACATTGTTCAATTCACATCGAGCAATTTTTATCGCCATATGCTTGGGCTTGCCACTGCATTTTTTCGCCCAGGATTACTTGGCCCTGAGCTTTTTGGTATTTGGAGTTTGCTAAACGTAATTCCGTTTTATGCCAATTTTGCGCACCTTGGTACACGCTCCGCAATGCGCTTTAAAATCGCTGAGTTAGCTGAAAAAAATAACAATTCACTTAAACGTTATACACATACTACTCTGGTAGTTACTTTAATTGCGACCACTGTAATTGCAGCCATAATGACAGGCTACGCATTAACCACACCACTCGTGTCTGAAATGGAATATGGCCTCTATGCGATGGCCATTATTATTTTTCTCAATGCCCTGTATGAACATTATGGTGCAGAAGCGAAGGGTTACCATAACTTTACGTTAGTCAGTCAAACAACCGTTATTCGCTATACCTTAAACTTTGTTTTTGGCCTCAGTTTTATTTGGTTTTGGGGTTTATATGGTGCGCTTTTAGCTCTGGGCTTATCCTGCTTTATTGCGCTGTGTTTCTTACTGAGAAAAACCCCAATAAGCACGCCAAGTGCTGCCAATATGCCACTTGCCAAGTCATTAGTAAAAACTGGCAGTCCGATTATGGCGCTCGATTTGGTTAACCTAACACTGCGCAATATTGATAAAGTGCTCGTTGCATCATTTTTAGGTGCAAAGGCGCTGGGCATTTATGCCATTGCAGGCATTTTAGTTGGCGTGATGATCAATATTCCGGGGTCTTCGCGGGAAGTAACCGAACAGTTACTGATGGCAGAAAATAAACAAGCGGCCAAAGAGGCGATTTTAGAACAGTATATGATAAAAGGTATTCGTTTGAATGCTTACCTTATGCCACTTGTTATTGCTGTGATGTGTTATGCCTTACCTGTGTTTATCACATGGTTTTTACCTGCATTTAATGAATCAATTTTACCCGCGCAATGGTTACTAATTGGTGCTTTTTTCTTAACCCTAAGTTACCCAGTACGTGGCATTATTGTATTTAATCAATGGCAAGCGAAAGCTTCCTTAGTTGCTTTTATTGCTGTATTAATTGCAGTGCTGATGCTTGTCATAACACTCAATACGGGTAACAGCTTAACCTCAGTAGCCCTTGCTGCATCCCTCTCATTTGTCGCCTTATTCTTATTATTGAGCTGGTTTGTTTACAGCAGATACCAGCTGCCGTTTTCACAATTTGTCAAAGAAGCCTTGAGCTGTTTGTTACCATTTTCTGTGTTACTTATTAGTTACCTGATTTCAATGGAACTCACTGCGCTCAATTGGCCTATTTTATTATCTCAATTACTATCAGGGTTAATTTTCTTGATGATGTATTTGCCCTTACTGTATCGCGCAGCCAAATCTAAGCACATTGCACTTCCCACAAAGCTATTAAAAAAGTTAAAGCGCGAAAAAGGCGAAAATTAA
- a CDS encoding SUMF1/EgtB/PvdO family nonheme iron enzyme codes for MTNTIKNGSQLNRAIGKVLSPALLMTSVLFCHEISANDAYSMPSNVDIQQKVASLIEQNDAFTVNVYFDTDSAKITPEYQQLLTRLITQLQQIEAYQFQLDLVGHTDSRASKEYNLKLGERRALAVKAFLQPHLKNEIRIRAVQSKGKANPVADNTTVQGKALNRRVEISIEPSTIAFFEKHSKVALAGNGDSLLLNNGSELVIWDTQAACPQNILAAKEGKIYTSAISNNKLLALSGGTSQRLTLWDVATASELESFTGHLSAITAAAFSDSAEVAISGSLDGEVRLWDLVKRQEIKTFRKHQAAISAVTLSSDSKYAASADVDGNITLWNLVTQKMEAHFPIHNDTVTHLSFDEKNDYLISASNRSGIHYWQTSTGQKSLFNDPEGRRINHFDISSDGQKLIAIYQNGDITLWELRTKRSLLNISNSQYNLKSVAFVNNDGVIMTSDERNNVHFWDSKSGQYLNTFTTHDWQPQKPFPNENEQIKSWLDEVTNTQFTWVGSACYEMGCGPWNKQCSSSEQPLHKVCLSGYWIAQNEVSQQLWQDTLGYNPSKQPCQGETCATSAVNQVSWKDAQLFMCKLNRNAGQIYRLPTEAEWEYACRNQGEKIKYFPSQQKDENQSDLGLNNMNDGVWEWTLDAFTKDGYSKHRRHQPVYAGDDSYHFMNGHVYRAQRGGAWNKGSQLGQCSRRHYDEPGSRAFYSGLRLVKPQ; via the coding sequence ATGACTAACACAATAAAAAATGGCAGCCAGCTTAACCGCGCTATTGGCAAGGTGCTTTCACCCGCTTTACTTATGACATCCGTGCTTTTTTGTCATGAAATATCAGCAAATGATGCCTATTCAATGCCTTCTAATGTTGATATCCAACAAAAAGTAGCGAGCTTAATTGAGCAAAATGATGCGTTTACAGTCAATGTATACTTCGATACCGATTCAGCCAAAATTACGCCAGAATATCAGCAACTATTAACACGACTAATCACACAACTGCAGCAAATTGAAGCGTATCAATTCCAATTAGATTTAGTCGGTCATACTGATAGTCGCGCTTCGAAAGAGTACAACTTAAAGTTGGGCGAAAGACGTGCATTGGCAGTGAAAGCATTTCTTCAACCCCATTTAAAAAATGAAATTCGCATACGTGCAGTGCAGTCTAAGGGTAAAGCGAACCCGGTTGCAGATAACACAACGGTGCAAGGCAAAGCCCTAAATCGTCGAGTAGAAATAAGCATTGAACCTTCGACAATCGCGTTTTTTGAAAAACACAGCAAAGTTGCATTAGCAGGAAATGGTGACTCCTTATTACTGAATAATGGGAGTGAACTCGTTATTTGGGATACGCAAGCGGCATGCCCACAAAATATTTTGGCAGCGAAGGAAGGCAAAATTTATACGTCTGCAATTTCGAATAATAAACTGCTCGCATTATCTGGTGGTACATCGCAACGCCTTACTTTATGGGATGTTGCAACTGCCAGTGAACTTGAGTCTTTTACAGGCCATTTATCTGCGATTACCGCAGCAGCCTTTTCTGACAGTGCAGAAGTGGCAATTTCAGGTAGTTTAGATGGTGAAGTTCGCCTGTGGGATTTAGTTAAACGCCAAGAAATCAAAACATTCAGAAAGCATCAAGCTGCCATTTCTGCAGTAACACTTTCATCCGACAGTAAATATGCCGCATCTGCGGATGTCGATGGCAACATCACCTTATGGAATCTAGTGACGCAGAAAATGGAGGCGCATTTTCCTATTCATAACGATACTGTGACGCATTTAAGTTTTGATGAAAAAAATGATTACCTGATCAGCGCCAGTAACCGAAGCGGTATCCATTACTGGCAAACATCGACTGGTCAAAAGTCATTATTTAATGACCCTGAAGGTCGCAGAATAAACCACTTTGATATTTCAAGTGATGGACAAAAACTGATCGCCATTTATCAAAATGGGGATATTACATTGTGGGAGCTTCGAACTAAACGCAGCTTACTCAATATTAGCAATTCGCAGTACAATCTTAAAAGCGTGGCATTCGTTAATAACGATGGCGTTATCATGACCAGTGATGAACGTAATAATGTGCACTTTTGGGACAGTAAAAGCGGCCAGTATCTTAATACATTTACAACCCATGACTGGCAGCCCCAAAAACCGTTTCCGAATGAAAACGAGCAAATTAAATCATGGCTTGATGAGGTCACGAATACCCAATTTACGTGGGTTGGTAGTGCCTGTTATGAAATGGGGTGTGGACCTTGGAACAAGCAATGTTCTAGCAGCGAACAGCCGCTTCATAAGGTCTGTTTGAGTGGGTATTGGATTGCACAAAACGAAGTAAGCCAGCAACTATGGCAAGATACCCTGGGTTATAATCCGTCCAAACAACCTTGCCAGGGCGAAACGTGTGCAACGTCAGCTGTAAACCAAGTTTCGTGGAAAGATGCACAACTATTTATGTGTAAATTAAACCGCAATGCGGGTCAAATTTATCGCTTACCGACTGAAGCTGAGTGGGAATACGCATGTCGTAACCAAGGTGAAAAAATCAAATACTTCCCTTCTCAGCAAAAGGATGAAAACCAATCAGATCTTGGCTTAAACAATATGAATGATGGCGTGTGGGAATGGACACTCGATGCATTTACAAAAGATGGTTACAGCAAACATCGTCGCCACCAGCCTGTTTATGCAGGGGATGATAGCTATCATTTTATGAACGGCCATGTTTATCGCGCACAACGCGGCGGTGCATGGAATAAGGGTTCTCAATTAGGTCAGTGCTCTCGTAGGCATTATGATGAACCCGGCTCACGTGCTTTTTATTCAGGCTTAAGATTAGTAAAGCCACAATAA
- a CDS encoding glycosyltransferase, whose protein sequence is MDNLFIAALLIGALALLPLLCVFAVYPCLLFFKKAPPRQINVQNQGTASEPTVTMLIAARNGERLVEDKINNCRALAYAKDKINFIFFSDGSTDNTLDLLNTHKFDAMTVLYDEQHIGKAKALNRAAEHTQADILVFSDLDAILVPDAIAQLTKHFSQPNVSGVCGQRAIASDTGALKDAQKKYIKLDSWIKVQESKLGFLTSNDGKLYAIRREHHSPIAEGVTDDLYSALAVINQGKQFVFEGQAKAFIKTPSRNSKHEISRRRRITCRSLTGIAMFPALLNPFKSGFFASGLFINKVMRRLLPVSLLLLFASNLMLIPVHLLFKISMILQCGFYLVALFAPFVTKLPNKLTKLFNAIHYFVLGNIGVLLGMLDFVRNKRVIKWEPVKND, encoded by the coding sequence ATGGATAACCTTTTTATTGCTGCATTGCTGATTGGTGCACTGGCATTGCTTCCTTTACTGTGTGTCTTTGCCGTTTATCCATGCTTACTTTTTTTTAAAAAAGCACCGCCAAGACAAATAAATGTGCAAAACCAAGGCACGGCATCAGAGCCAACGGTTACCATGTTAATTGCAGCGCGAAATGGCGAACGCTTGGTCGAAGATAAAATTAATAACTGTCGGGCATTAGCGTATGCAAAAGACAAAATTAACTTTATCTTTTTCTCTGATGGTTCAACGGATAATACACTTGATCTGTTAAACACCCATAAGTTCGACGCTATGACCGTGCTTTATGATGAGCAACATATTGGTAAAGCAAAAGCTTTAAACAGAGCAGCAGAGCATACCCAAGCCGATATTTTAGTATTTTCTGATCTCGATGCGATTTTAGTGCCCGATGCAATAGCACAACTCACCAAACACTTTTCTCAACCTAACGTCAGTGGCGTGTGTGGTCAACGCGCTATTGCAAGTGACACAGGCGCACTTAAAGATGCGCAAAAGAAATACATCAAACTCGATAGCTGGATAAAGGTTCAAGAGAGCAAATTAGGCTTTTTAACATCAAACGATGGCAAACTTTATGCGATAAGACGTGAACATCATAGCCCAATTGCAGAGGGTGTCACTGACGATCTTTACAGCGCACTCGCTGTTATTAACCAAGGTAAACAATTTGTTTTTGAAGGCCAAGCAAAAGCATTTATTAAAACACCTTCACGCAATAGTAAACATGAAATCAGTCGCCGTAGACGGATCACCTGTCGCAGTTTAACGGGCATCGCCATGTTTCCCGCATTATTGAATCCATTTAAGTCAGGCTTTTTTGCATCAGGATTGTTCATTAACAAAGTAATGCGCCGCTTGCTACCGGTCTCGCTGCTGTTACTGTTTGCATCAAACTTAATGTTAATACCCGTTCATTTACTTTTTAAAATCAGTATGATTTTACAGTGTGGATTTTATCTCGTGGCATTATTCGCACCTTTTGTAACTAAACTACCAAACAAACTAACAAAGCTATTTAATGCAATACATTATTTTGTGCTGGGCAATATCGGTGTACTGTTAGGAATGTTAGATTTTGTGCGCAACAAACGTGTCATCAAATGGGAGCCAGTCAAAAATGACTAA
- a CDS encoding O-antigen ligase family protein: MSRQLANIGLARLLIISALIVLTVLLLTTKYFVLAAVPSILVVASLIMSKQPQIGVYILVFMIPFGAFRKIMVGGVEINLAWIVAGGTFLIFIADRIIHKKSFNDLRNPVSMWLTLFFLVAIVSTWLSPYLAASIKDFKLWIASLLYILLVLALVPKHGFRKTLPKLIILSVAVSTFLGNLDYLFGLSLFTEDHMGGNLTRNVGATIDPNNLSLMIIASMPIIVHGFLYAKRAISKLAYAALLINAVLGIGLTFSRGGFLVFVVISALIVFEFRHFFRVKYIGFILLGISISLTTFVVVMPDSFWQRQTSLTSWEDSSLVRRASYLEVASDAFLERPLFGHGLDSFYQIYAQTQYAKIDKESGKVLGRYAHNSYLEILVGTGIIGLITFLMLLFTALRAFTIAKQRYLKAGMIEEADFIAGLRLFLFATLFYLLIFSETHHKFMLVGLALSQLALRYSTIDLVEKKQHG, from the coding sequence ATGAGCAGACAACTGGCTAACATCGGGCTTGCGCGCCTGCTCATAATATCAGCACTTATAGTGCTTACGGTGTTACTGTTAACCACTAAATACTTTGTGTTAGCTGCGGTACCCAGTATTCTCGTTGTCGCCAGTTTAATTATGTCAAAGCAACCGCAAATTGGCGTGTATATTTTAGTCTTTATGATCCCATTTGGGGCATTTCGTAAGATTATGGTTGGTGGCGTCGAGATAAACCTTGCATGGATTGTGGCAGGTGGGACATTTTTAATTTTTATCGCCGATCGCATCATCCATAAAAAGTCCTTTAATGACTTAAGAAACCCAGTATCTATGTGGCTTACTTTATTTTTCTTAGTAGCCATTGTTTCAACCTGGTTGTCTCCTTACTTAGCGGCATCGATTAAAGACTTTAAACTCTGGATTGCATCCCTGTTATACATTTTATTGGTACTTGCCTTAGTGCCCAAGCATGGCTTTCGCAAAACACTGCCTAAATTAATCATTTTAAGTGTCGCTGTGAGTACATTTTTAGGCAACTTAGACTACCTATTTGGTTTGAGTTTATTTACCGAAGATCATATGGGCGGGAACTTAACCCGTAATGTTGGCGCAACAATTGATCCTAACAACCTATCATTGATGATCATTGCCAGCATGCCAATCATCGTGCATGGTTTTTTATATGCCAAACGAGCAATCTCCAAATTAGCTTATGCCGCGTTACTGATTAATGCCGTGCTAGGGATTGGCCTCACTTTTTCCCGAGGTGGTTTCTTGGTTTTTGTGGTGATATCGGCATTAATTGTATTTGAGTTTCGCCATTTCTTTCGTGTTAAATACATAGGCTTTATTCTACTTGGGATTAGCATCAGCTTAACCACCTTTGTCGTTGTTATGCCAGACTCTTTCTGGCAACGACAAACATCACTAACCTCTTGGGAAGATTCATCGCTTGTTAGGCGAGCAAGTTATTTAGAAGTTGCATCCGATGCGTTTTTAGAGCGACCACTATTCGGCCATGGGCTAGATAGTTTTTATCAAATTTATGCGCAAACACAATACGCAAAAATTGATAAAGAAAGCGGAAAAGTGCTTGGCCGTTATGCTCACAATAGTTACCTCGAAATTCTTGTAGGTACAGGGATCATAGGACTAATTACGTTCTTAATGTTGCTATTTACTGCACTTCGCGCATTTACCATCGCCAAGCAACGATATTTAAAAGCAGGCATGATAGAGGAGGCTGACTTTATTGCTGGATTACGGCTCTTTTTATTTGCCACCTTATTTTACTTGCTTATCTTTAGTGAAACGCATCACAAGTTTATGCTCGTCGGTTTAGCACTTTCACAGCTTGCATTACGTTACAGCACAATTGACCTAGTAGAGAAAAAACAACATGGATAA
- a CDS encoding sugar transferase, producing the protein MKQDHPFHFDSGYVAKQGLANTLFNKLAALVLLLVSLPVFFIIPIIIRLQDGGPAFYAGERLGRNKKTFTMYKFRTLTENAEAIIGAELVSTSTLKLETPIGKFLRETRLDELPQLFNVLKGDMDIIGPRPERQTVYDEMCKQIPWYDKRFAVKPGLIGYSQLFTPHSASKKTRALIDNFYLKRSHEVKSDIVLLSYALSVLLFKLIRKLPKVAVKVVKHLSPLYKSPVERRVLDRVNCHRTKVNLWYKHTDQGNADSLNIHLSDLQGEVININEDDVYIALPHEITNDIAAIELITQYKPMFQSKARHKSVHCEAKLKIKRDASSEYPDKFLYVISMRKLSPLNQLKLHKYFLYKSIS; encoded by the coding sequence ATGAAACAAGATCACCCCTTTCACTTTGATAGTGGATATGTTGCCAAGCAAGGACTTGCTAACACCTTATTTAATAAATTAGCAGCGCTAGTATTGCTTTTGGTGAGCCTTCCTGTGTTTTTTATTATTCCTATCATCATCAGATTACAAGATGGCGGCCCTGCATTTTATGCTGGAGAACGACTCGGTAGAAATAAAAAAACCTTTACCATGTATAAGTTTAGAACGTTAACAGAAAATGCAGAGGCCATTATCGGTGCGGAGTTAGTATCGACAAGTACACTCAAACTAGAAACACCAATAGGTAAATTTTTACGTGAAACTCGCCTAGATGAATTGCCGCAATTATTTAATGTACTTAAAGGCGATATGGACATTATCGGCCCGCGCCCTGAGCGACAGACTGTTTACGATGAAATGTGTAAACAAATCCCATGGTATGATAAACGCTTTGCCGTAAAGCCAGGGTTAATTGGTTACTCTCAGCTGTTTACACCACACAGCGCATCTAAAAAAACCCGTGCATTAATTGATAATTTCTACTTAAAACGCAGCCACGAGGTTAAGTCTGATATTGTCTTATTGTCTTATGCCTTGAGCGTTTTGCTTTTCAAATTGATTCGCAAATTGCCAAAAGTCGCTGTAAAAGTTGTTAAACACTTATCACCGCTTTACAAAAGCCCTGTTGAAAGACGGGTATTAGACAGAGTTAATTGCCACAGAACCAAAGTTAATCTTTGGTACAAGCACACAGACCAAGGAAATGCTGATAGCCTAAATATACACCTCAGTGATCTACAAGGTGAGGTAATTAACATTAATGAAGATGATGTATACATTGCGCTGCCGCATGAAATAACAAACGACATTGCAGCAATTGAATTAATTACCCAATACAAACCTATGTTTCAGTCGAAAGCGAGACATAAATCTGTTCATTGTGAAGCTAAATTAAAGATTAAGCGCGATGCCAGCAGTGAATATCCTGACAAGTTTTTGTATGTGATCTCAATGCGCAAGCTCAGCCCATTGAATCAATTAAAACTACATAAATACTTTTTATATAAGAGTATTTCCTGA
- a CDS encoding GumC family protein has protein sequence MNTESQNSENFLREILFIVFANKRLIIDTIALIFIAVLAVALLAPKKYTAQSTLLVKGKRVERNPEIVQQLQEKRQEITREDLNSEAEIIASVEVLKRTILALAKNDQVFDIPLSTNGNEAKDEAAEEKLIKTSSKLASALSVTVVRSSQVLELGIIWGSPSEGEAILKELVNQYLSYRNAVYKPEQTKDFYDQTVAAYQSLIDVKSSEIAMVITKIKAPESSKEIESNLAVKKDYQLQLGILEKSRLALTSELKYLRKQLDMVDQVAQFNANRLPGHEKKTYQFFSNIENQAIRDMANIVHLKLEEYTKISRNFVASSERAKSMKAELDKSYRTLVREVRALMEHQENELMAVRDSIRFLQSKVDEIDVRNGALAQYQMQLEKLEREKRLLEKTYENYYRLKEESLMFERIQSASLNTQIIVLTPAWASSSATFPNKRLLIPFGLVIAVLVALTVAFINEYFDDSIKRASDSERYLGLPTISALSNKEVTTKPSYTTRIIRFFINLPKKLKRTSNK, from the coding sequence GTGAATACTGAATCTCAAAACTCTGAAAACTTTTTAAGAGAAATACTCTTTATTGTCTTTGCCAATAAGCGTTTGATTATTGATACGATTGCATTGATATTTATCGCTGTATTGGCTGTGGCCTTGCTTGCACCCAAAAAGTATACCGCGCAGTCAACTCTGCTCGTAAAAGGCAAACGTGTTGAACGTAACCCTGAAATTGTTCAACAGTTACAGGAAAAAAGACAAGAAATAACACGTGAAGATTTGAATTCCGAAGCCGAAATCATCGCCTCAGTTGAAGTATTAAAACGCACTATTTTAGCACTGGCTAAAAATGATCAAGTCTTTGATATTCCATTATCGACAAATGGTAATGAAGCGAAAGACGAAGCCGCCGAAGAAAAACTGATTAAAACAAGTAGCAAATTAGCATCTGCATTATCTGTTACTGTGGTACGTTCATCTCAAGTGCTTGAGCTAGGCATTATATGGGGTTCGCCAAGTGAAGGTGAGGCAATCTTAAAAGAATTGGTAAATCAATATTTAAGTTATCGAAATGCCGTATACAAGCCTGAGCAAACAAAAGATTTCTATGATCAAACGGTAGCGGCTTATCAAAGCTTAATTGATGTAAAGTCATCTGAAATAGCGATGGTGATTACAAAAATAAAAGCGCCAGAATCCTCGAAAGAAATAGAAAGTAACCTAGCAGTTAAAAAAGATTACCAGTTACAGTTAGGGATCCTTGAAAAAAGCCGCCTTGCATTAACATCTGAACTAAAATATTTGCGAAAGCAGCTAGATATGGTTGATCAGGTTGCACAATTTAATGCCAACCGTCTGCCGGGACACGAAAAGAAAACCTACCAATTTTTTTCAAATATTGAAAACCAAGCAATCCGTGATATGGCTAATATTGTTCATCTCAAGCTTGAAGAATACACCAAAATTAGCCGGAATTTCGTCGCCTCTAGTGAACGTGCTAAAAGCATGAAAGCGGAACTTGATAAATCATACCGTACCCTAGTGCGCGAAGTACGTGCATTAATGGAACACCAAGAAAACGAGTTAATGGCAGTAAGAGACAGCATTCGATTCTTACAAAGCAAGGTTGATGAAATTGATGTTAGAAATGGTGCGCTTGCGCAATACCAGATGCAACTTGAAAAGTTAGAACGAGAAAAGCGTTTATTAGAAAAAACCTATGAAAACTATTATCGCTTAAAAGAAGAATCGTTAATGTTTGAGCGAATTCAAAGCGCCAGTTTAAATACGCAAATTATCGTTCTGACCCCAGCTTGGGCAAGCAGTAGTGCAACATTCCCTAATAAACGATTACTCATTCCCTTTGGCTTAGTAATTGCAGTGTTAGTTGCATTAACCGTTGCGTTTATTAACGAGTATTTTGATGACTCTATAAAGCGTGCCAGTGATTCGGAACGTTATTTAGGGTTACCAACCATTAGTGCATTAAGTAATAAGGAAGTCACCACAAAACCGTCTTACACAACACGCATTATAAGGTTTTTCATTAATTTACCCAAAAAGCTAAAACGCACATCAAATAAATAG